A region of the Melospiza georgiana isolate bMelGeo1 chromosome Z, bMelGeo1.pri, whole genome shotgun sequence genome:
GCCCTTTCTCACTCACTATTAAATGTTTTGCAATATCACAAAATATCTGTTCCATGTTCATACATTCTGGTTGCCAAGTACATGTACAAGTATACAGGGTTGGCAGCATTCATGAatctctggtttattttttaggCAATGAAGGATTATGTTGATCTTTTTATTAAACATGTCTGATACACTGATGGTGGCCATGAAAATCTTAGTTTTGAGGGTAATTAGTTCTGTTATGTAAAGCAGGCTTTATTGAATTTTCTGCTCAACCTGTTTGGTAGCATAAATTATGGGTTCTAGCTGCTATTTCTTTGCCAAGGTAAACAGTGTGGGGCAAAATGAGCAATCCATGTGCAGAAGGTAGGGATATTAATAATGTGGAAAAACTGGTTAGAACATCTCCACATAAAGCTAGTACTGATTTAGATAACTTGTTTTGAACCTCTGCAGCTCAGGATACCCTTGAGAAAGTAAGCGGAATAGGAGATGTCCTAAAACAAGGACATCTGagctttgggggttttttgggttttatttggtttggatGGGAAGCTGTTTGTTGGTGtatttttggtgggttttttttttttgggggggggggggaagaatGATTTTTAATTGTAAATACCAATGAGAAAAATAAGTCATTTTCATTGCATTTGGATGCAGCCGAACTAGGAAAATTGAAGAAGCAGCACACAGCATTATATTCCCACAAAATAATTGATTTAGCAACAAACATACCAGCTGTGTTATTCAGAGCAAGCCTTATATTACATCTGGGATTCTTCTTTGTACATGCCTTTTGTATTCATAGCTTTGGTGTGACTAGGAAAATGAGTAGAGCAGCACCCAGCTAGGCTTACTACGAAGGACAAGTGAGAGCACTCTGCCCATACGGAGGCAATTTTTGGGAGACTGATGCAGGCTAACTCTTCTGTTCTCAGCACTGTTGTGTTTCGCACAGGCTGCTTGCAGGATTACTGGGATTGTCTGCATGGCAAATGGTATGGAGCCCAAAAATCAAGGAAATTATGGCTAGCAGTTTTGCGTTGCTGTTGTGCAAATACTTCCTGTGttaagaaaacacaaatttgcACTCAAATGGCACTTTTGAAAAGAGAAGGATTTCTTTGCAGTGGTAGACATGAGTGATGATTAGGGCTATTTCTTCAATAGGCAATATTAAGAAGATTGAAGGAGTGGTTGCCTTATACAGATGGCAGTGCTGTCACAAATGCAGGCATGCCTTGAACATGCATCATATATTGGTGGCAGCAGCATTATTACAATCTGCAGGTTCCATTTAGCAATGAGAAATTTTCATCAGAATCTTTCTTGTTTGCTCACCTGTTGCTTACTCTGTGATAAATGCTGGAACAGCAAgcccagagaaggaaagaagtAAATGATCTTAAAAATTATCATTAGCACGCAAGGAAAAACACTGTAGCTACTTCCTTCATTACATTCCCCCTGCAATGTCAGTCACTACGacaataattttcattttctgctctttctgaTGTTACTGCATAGGTGAAAAACTTTTATCCCTCATAGGCTGAAAACTAGCAAAATCTTTTCTGTAAAGACAATAGAGGTCCGTGCCTAAGCAGAGTATTCCTGGacataaaaaaagcaaacccaccACTGGGGCAATACATCTTCTGTGGGTTTGAGAGGGTACTGTTCTTCATGGCATTTCCATGAATTAATTCAGTGGTCACTGGTtcaatctttttattttttatgttgttgTGAAACTAATTTCTGCAGTAAAGACTAACTGATTTGACAAACTGATTTACTTTATTTTGTAAAGTGTTCCCAAAATTAAGAAGCTTCATGAACATCAAATATCTGCTCCTTTTATCTCCATACTCATTCTAATTTGAGCTTATGCCCTTCTAACAGGCTTTTCCCTCTGAgtgatttcctttttctgtaaaCCTTTAGCACCTTTGTCTTCTCTTCTTCCCCAcgaaaagcagaaaataagagCCAAGTCATATTAAGTTCTAGGTCAGAAGATATTTTGGTATCTAATTTTTGTTTACTTTACAACTCATGAGAAGCAGATATTATGCAGATTCACCAAAATCTGTAATTAAGTTATTCCTGGTATTAAATTTAATGAGCTGAAAAATCCATTGCTTGTCCCATTGTTTATTACTTTCTTAATAGATCTCATCTATCTCAGTTACATCCTGTAACACATTTCTTACATGCCATTTCGTACATTTCTTGCACACCATTGACACTGACCTCCGAGTTGCCTAACATCTATTCATCTGCAAACATCATGACAATTCAGTAAACATCTCCTCACCTCTCACCTAGATTCCTAGTCTAGTTCTTCTACATTCCATTGTGAGACTTCTGATAGCAATTTGTGTTCATTGTTGAGAAATGCAAGATACTTTGGACTACAATCTGTCAAACATACAAGAATCTCACTTTGTTATCTTCAAGGTGGTAAGCTGCCTGAGCTACCTTGCCCTTTATTAACTTTTTTGTGCTGACAAAGTCTCTATAGATGAGATTCTCCTGAATATTTCGCCAAACAATTAACTGAAGGTTGCTTTTATAATAAGGGACACATTGGTTTCAAACATTTTGATCTGGGTCAACTgtggctgcaaaaaaaaaaaaaaaaggtgtgacAATACACATGCCATTAAGATGGCCATCATATAATCCAACCTAATCAGTTAATTACAGATATTTAATCTGAGACACCTATTAAACCATTTTAGGAAAATGGGCAAAGAGGGAAGgacttaaaatgtatttaaagtcttttttttGAGAACTAAACATGAAGCATGCCTACATGGCACAATACAATGATGTGTAGAGATAATGGGAAGCTAGCTGAAAGCAACACTGCATTTTTCAAGGAGATAACTGAGGATTTGGTGTGGAGAAAAGACACCAGAAATAGGGATTCAAAAGCTGGATGAATTCTTGAGAATTGACGTAAACTTTCAAAAAGCATCAAGTTCCCACTTTTAGGTAATATTTCTGTAATATCTAAAAGGCACCAGTTTTGTCTTTCACACATAGTTTACTAGCATACAATGGTAGTTATTAGAATTTTATGTAATTATCAGATGTTCAGCAGATAATATCAGCTATGACTTATCAAACAGACATCCATAGTAATGTTGCTTCACTGTCATCTAACACAGTCTTGGTACCATCATACTAATGTGCAGGTATTTTTCCTAGAAGAAAGTAGTCTATTCAACTAGAACAAAACTTCAAACtactaaaaataaagataattttttttttaaagtaaaagaaaaacttcTGTGGTTTTCTATTCCAGactaaaatacagaaaaagtcCTTTCAAAGCAGGTATTTGTTAGACATTCTAGCAAAAGTGTTTTGTACATATCTGTGATTTCATCACCTGTTTTCAGCATACTAAAAGTAAGGAGTGCCAGAGCATCCTTGAATTGAACTCCTGAATCAATGAGTGTTTTGTCATGCTGGAAATGGAAACTTCCAAGGAACTGGCTAAAATGCTACTAGTTTTACTACATGTCACTGTTTTCTGAGTCAGCTCTTGAATATTTCACTGAGCCTGGTGTAACCAGAATTTCCAGTTTGGTCGGGACAGCCCTAAAATATTCCGGTATCCGGTAGATATGGTTCTGCTATTTTTCCACACCACATGAAGAAAACAGGATATTCCTGCTCTCACCTTAAGCCTTGCATAGGAATAAAGGTTTTTGCAGCACAGAGGTAAGAGACAGGGACTCTGGCACAGGCTTGTGATGTGATACTGCAAAACGAGATGAACAGAGTATGTTCTACTCTGCATTAAATGTTGGTTAGTATGATGAGTCCTCAATGCTTATGTTCAGCTAGGCAACCTGACATGGGCCCTACACAGGTGACATAATACGTGCtctcttttctttattctgGTTTCTGTGGCtctagaaaaaaagaaaaaatacttttcaccGACAATAACTATAGCTAAAGTagcataaaaacaaaacagaagttCTTCCCTAGCTGCCTGAAATAGCACCTGAGTTTTCTCACTGGAGGTAGAACTCTCAAATAGTTCTTCATTTGACTGACAATGCTAAAAGACATGTTCATCACTAAAATTTGATGATGTTTGTGGAAGAAACATGTGTACTAACTCTACTAAATTTTAGTAGAGTTAACTACTATAAATGTCAGCAGAAGTAATTAAATTCTACTTAAGATGCACCCCTCTCTCCAATATGATCTGGTATACttaataacaaaagaaaaatgaggacATAGTATGAAGGATGGCTAATATTTTAGCTGGATCATGGCAGCCCATCATGATTACTGATAAAAATTATTCATGTTACAACTATTTGAGAGAATGAGATAGAAGTCGTCAGGAAGACTTCTGTGAAATTACTGAACCACATAGTTCTTAAACAAATACTTCCTTGACTTAGCAATTCTCAAGGTCTTCTCAGTTACTGAGATTGTAAACCTTTGGCCCAAACCTACAGACGCCGAAAAAGAAGTCACTGCATGCCATCGTGTGGATATCTCAAGAACAGCAGCATCTGGCCTGAAAAGATGGGAAGAACACAAATGTGTATGTCCTTGAATACAAATATCGTGAGGGAACTCATTGCAGAAAATAGAGGGGTTTTGTTTTCGTTTCTTGCTTTTCAGCTAAAATAAACTAGCAGTGCTAATGGCTATGAGGCCACACTGTCAACTGTTAATGGTCTGTCATTAGTTAAGCAACTAGGCAATGACTTCATGATTTAGACTTCATATCCAAGACACTTCCATTACAAAACCTTTAAACACCCTTTGCAGCATTATTCTCTACCCACGCAGAGACAGCAGAACAGAATTGACCTGCTAGCAGCATACTTAGGATACCTTCCACTTTGTTGTCTTACATACATACCATCATGATTCTGTTGCGAGTTCCAGCTACACATATGGTCATTCCCTAAGACAGTCAAAGCTACTCAAGCTGAAGTAATGAATTTAAATGTTATCATGAAAAGGATGGCAGGGAATTAAGAGAAAtggcagaaggaaagaagaggaTAAGTTTGAGGCAAAAtcaattagatttttttttgccttcttatATAAAACAGCTTGTGTCCACAGCTTCCATGAACCGTCAGTGctttataatataatatataagtCCATTTCTCCAAACAATTCCAATTTTAAAAAGGTATTTATTTGGAATATAATTAAATACAAGCACAAGGCATAGATGTTCACATTGCTTTTCCACATTAAAAAACTAGCAAACCAAATTAGACGTAagtcctgaaatatttttatggcTCATATCAAACTGTTGAAATTAGAAACTGTTCTAGAAGGGGGTGGCGGAGGGGAAGAAAGTGCCAGTTCACCTCAGGGTTTTTCTGAATGGTGTTTCTGGATAACAGTTATGTGTTTGAACACAAATATGCTTatgtgcagcacagcagtgctgaatGAGACTCCAGAACTCAAATGGCCTATAGTTTCACTGATACAAAGAGACtgtctgctgctgggctggctgttcTGTAGTTTACCAAGATTATGGATATCTTTCACATAATGCTATTTTGAACTCATGCCACCTCAAATTTACTTAAGTTGGATCAGGCAGGGCAATAGAAAAAAGAATGCTAATCATCTAAATACATTAATAAGCTATATCAACATGAAGAGGCAGGAAGTGAAGGAAGAGAAATGCTCATGTAACCCTTCTTTTTCCTTGGAGCGAACATAGAATGAGCACTGCTCTCTTGGTGCTTTTTTCCAAAGGAGACCCCTGCACTAGCAATGGTAATGGCAGAAGGGGAGATGTCAGCATGTTGGTTAAAAGCAGAGGTTGGGTAAAAATTGTTTGGTTTTAGTTTAGTTTGCTGTTGGGGTTTGGTTGTTTGGAttattgcttttgttttaagCAAGGAACTGCAGTTCGCTGGAGCATGTCACAAAAAGACCTGTTCTAGCGGCTTTCCTGAATGTCTGCTGTGCACTGaagcattttgtgttttctgagcGAAAAGGTAAATCCAGGGCTACCAAGGGAGCAACAATCCCTATGTACACGCATGGGCGCGGGGTGCAAGCTGCAGCCTTTCAGGTAAGAGGGTCGGGCTGTGGCAGCGGGagcacagcagtggcagcagtcACTGCAGTTTCCATCGAAGAAACTGCAGGACGGGCCAGGCCCAGCTGCCCTCGGAGAGCCGAGTGTGACGAACCGCgcgggcagggcacagggcacggCGCTTTGCCACCGGCGTGTGACAGGGCCCGGCTGCGCACGGCGAAGCTCACCGCCCTCAGCAGGCaccgcccgcccggccgcggCCGTCCCCGGCGAGGGAGGGCACACTGGGCATGCGGCGCGGGCGCGTCCACTcgggagggtgggcaggggccGCGGAGCGCTGTGCGGCTCGCCGGCTCGAGCGGTTCCTCCCCTGTCGTTGGTAGCGCCCCGTGCGGAGGGCGGTGGGGAGCGGCGCAGCGGCGCGGCGGGCTCGGGGCGCCGGCGCCTCAGCGCAGGGCCATGAGGCACCTGCCGTACTTCTGCCGCGGGGAGGTGGTGAAGGGCTTCGGCAGGGGCTCCAAGGAGCTGGGCATCCCCACCGGTGAGCGGGCGCGGAGGGCACGTCTTCCCGGAGCAGCACGGGCAGGGTGTCCGCGGGGCTGGGCCCAGCCGTGGGGTTGCGGGTCCGCGCCGGGTCCCGGGAGCGCTGCCGCCGGCCGGGTGCTGGGCCGGGGTTCTGCAGCCCCGGCCTGTGTCGCGGCCCTCGGGCGGAGCCGTGCCGGGCTCCTGCCCCGCAGCCGTGCGGCAGCGCTGTGACCGAGCTCGCCTGACCTCggcggccgccccgccgccctgcAGCGCTGCGCTTTTGTTATGATTTGCGATTTCCGAGAACGGCCCTGACTTGTTACCTACCAGCGTTTTCCCGACGCCTTTCTTCCCCCTCTCCTGCACTGCTTAGAGTCTCGCACCTTCCCTTCTGTCATTCCCTGCTCCCCCGTCTGTAAAGAGGCTCCCCTGAATCTTAATGTTTGTTCCTTTTCTCATCTAGTGATCGTCACGATATACAGGATGTAGATGAGTGTCACGTTCTCGTGTGGCAGCCTGGGAAAATATCCCTTCGCATAAATCTCTGATAGGAGTAGGAAAGGGAGTAGGCATTGGGAATCGCTGCAAGGAAGAAAGTTTAAGGGGAGTAAAGCAGAGTTTGAAACAGAGCAGGTGGGCTTGGCCTGCAGAGAATATATTTTCCTATCGCCCGTCTCTGTTTCAGGTGTCTAAATGCAGGCAGATGAATACTGCAAGAAAATTTTGAATGTTCTTAAGCTCACACTGAAGTCAGTAGTCATGTTGCACTACATCTAACAGACATGAAACTTTATAAGACCACTCTTGTAGTGCCGGATTTCTCACATCTGTTTCTGAGaacatttcacatttttctcctgGTTGTTTATAAATGATGTGTTGGTATtagggagcagggaaagaaagcTGTGCCTATCTGTTGAGCTTTTATAAAAATTTGGTAACCATTCTTTCAGTTTGGTATCTTGCATTAAGAGATCTATTCAGCTTGGAAATAGGGGTAGGATAGTAATTTTGAGAGAAGATTCAAATTAgccaaaaggaaattttattttactgtaaatACATAGTTTTCAAAGGAAATCTCAAGTCCACAGATGCCTCTGAAAGGGAACTTGTGCAAAACTGACAGATGACTAAATAATGATTACGTTTGCTTCTACATAGTTTATTTCATCAGTAAATATTTTACTAATAAATAGTTCTGAGATGCTATTTTATAGTGCAGAAGAAAGTTGACTTTTTCCCTCTCGTTTTTCCTCGTGGTAAAGCTGTGGTAATTGTCCTAAGAATGAAAAGTGTTCTGGCTGTATGTATGACGTATTTATTAATTACTACTGcagaagataaagaaaactATACAatacagtgtgtgtgtgtgtgtgtgtgtgtaggagTTATAATAATTCTGGTGTTGCCACAGTAACTAAATTTTATGAAGCTGTTTTATACTTTGCTGATGGTCCGTCTCCTTATTCTTATCATCACCAGTGTTATGTTTGTAAATAGTATGTAGGCAGAGTTTGGCTTTTAAGTACTTGAAGATCCTGTTATATACTTGATTTACACAAAGTCACTTACACTTTATAAAATTTTTGCAGCTAACTTTTCTGAGCAAGTAGTTGAAAGCTTTCCATCTGATATCCCTACTGGTATATACTATGGATGGGCCTGTGTTGGAAATGGAGATGTGCATAAAATGGTTGTGAGCATAGGATGGAATCCCTTCTATAAGAATATTAAGAAATCAGTGGtaagaattttgctttttgtgggatttttattGTAATAAAAAACTGGATTAATTTTAAGAAGATACACAGAATTTGATTGATGAATGGTATCTAGAAATTTGTGTACCATTGGAAATACATTTGTTATCTATTTAGTATTTATATTCTGAAAAGAATATGCTCTCTGTAACCAGAGAGTATGCAGAGGAAGTTGAgtaaagtttttctttcttccattcCACCATTTCTTAACTActtccaaaattaaaatgtaatagTACTTGAAATGATGGTAGCTTAACTTGCTGATAGCAAATTAGGCATGAACTTGGTAAACACATTGAATTTACTGGTTATGACACCCTGGCATAAGCTGGAACATAGTAATAATCTATTGTTCTCTGCAATGTATCTGCATTTCATGTAGGAGATGTTGGGCAGTTTAATTTGTAATGAATTTATTCTTCTCTTAAATGATGAAATGGATACGTAAGATGCTGCGGCTGAATGTACCCCATAAATACTGGAAGGCAGATAAGGGTGTAAGGATGGAGAAGTTCAAATCCTGAGCTGTAacagctgtggggttttttgttgacAAGTGCTGGTGCTTTTCCCGAGTCTTGCAAAGCTCTCTTTTATTTGctgaaaacaattttatttcttcatgaaTTTTTACTTCTAAGTGTTTGTCTTTGGAAAATCTATActtaaaaatttctttgcagGTGACTTTTCTGAGCAAGTAGTTAAAAGCTTCCCAAATAATAGCTCTGCTGGTAGATGCTATGGGTTGGCTTGATTTGGATATGCATAAAAAAGTTCTGAGTGTCAGGTCTGTGTCTTAGTCTGGACTTGCTCTTGCATTTTATCATTCGGTTCCCTTAGGGGATAGTGTAGAAGCTACTTCTATCAAAATCTTCATAGTTATTTTAATGAATCCACTTGTTGATGAAACACTAACGTTTCCTGCCTTGGAAATCTTAACTCTGAGAAGTTTTGAAGCACTGCTCCTGATGTCTAGGGgtgtgggttttgggtttttttaattggtttgTTGGGTCTTTTTGTTTGGTTaggggggtttttgttgttttggttttgttgtttttttgggttttttttccattccttttctctttaaaCACTTTTTACTCTTTaaggaagtaatttttttaattccatgCAGAATGCAATTCTACTTCCTAATACAAACTAAAGCCCTGGCCTTTTTATTTTGGATTATACATGCTATACTAAAtgtcccttttattttttgtctgttAAGCAGAATTTGAATGTTGGATATTAGGCCTACATGCttacagagagagaaataaactCTTTAAGTTCATATTAATTGTCCACTTACTTCTCTTCCTTTAGGAAACACACATTATCCACACCTTCAAAGAAGACTTTTATGGAGAAATTCTTAGTATAGTCATAACTGGATACATTCGACCCGAAAAAAACTTTGATTCCTTAGGTCAGTATGAAGGTCTCCCTCAGACTACTTTCTTTTTTGCCTTACTCATGCAAGTTCTTTGTCTTCACTCTGCCTCCTTCCATCCTGAGATGTTTTATTGGTTAACCTTTAAAATGTCAGTAAAATGTTTTCgtaatttaaaaccaaaaaagacaTACCCCCACATCTTCTTATGTATCACACCAAAAACCTGCACTTTTATTTCCCTTGTCTAGGGAGTAATGTTAAAATCATGGGTTTGTCATGAAAGTCAAGTGTACTAATTTATtcttaaaatgcagttttgttAGTATTGAAACAGAGCTGCTAATATGTCTTTTGACAAATGAAGAGGATAGTGGTGGTAACAGGTATAAATGCAACTTtagcatgttaaaaaaaaagattttaaaagcagagaattCTGCCTTTCAAACCTCATAGTTACATTCTACTTCTGTGATTGTTGTTTGATATTTTGTGATGCCTTATTTTCACTTGTTATTGTGTTCAGAATACAAAACAACTTTTAAATATTCCTATTCTTACCTTTTTCAGATGCGCTCATTTCAGCAATTCAGGAAGATATTGAAGAAGCAAAAAGACAGCTAGATCTACCAGAACATCTTAAACTCaaagaagataatttttttcatctgcCAGAAGGCAAAATAGTAAACAATCGCTGAGAAAAGCCATACcgccttttttctttttttttttttcttttttttttaatatttctttctttcttattttcttccctgtcaTGGAGCTTTTGTATTTGCACTGCTCTCATAGATATTTTTGTGTCATATGTCTCTTAGGTGACTGAGATCAGAACCAACCATACAAGAtgacttctgttttctttggttGCGTCATTAGTCATACAAAAGAGCTAGAAGGCTGTACTACTGGTTGTAGATAAACAATGTGTGATGTATCCTAATGTAACCAGGTCTTTGGAGATCTGAGCACATTTAGAACATGACCAAAGTTAATTGTAATCATGAGGTGTGGTTAGCTCATTTAATGAAGAATGTCTGTTCTTAACCTAATGTTTCATAATGTCCAATTTTCTGTGTCATTCTTAGATCTGAGTTTTAGCTTAGAAAATGTTGGTATTGATTGACTCAGAAAATTCCAGTGCTTAGATAGATAACAATAGGAAGATTAATTCTCTATAGTTCTTGATTTTTTATATGCTACACAGCTGTTATGGTTGAAGCTGTTActttaattgaaattatttattttaagtttaTTTGAGATGGAAGAAATCGCTGTTGCTCATTGTGTTGCTAGAATCTGAATTATATTTCT
Encoded here:
- the RFK gene encoding riboflavin kinase codes for the protein MRHLPYFCRGEVVKGFGRGSKELGIPTANFSEQVVESFPSDIPTGIYYGWACVGNGDVHKMVVSIGWNPFYKNIKKSVETHIIHTFKEDFYGEILSIVITGYIRPEKNFDSLDALISAIQEDIEEAKRQLDLPEHLKLKEDNFFHLPEGKIVNNR